In Aquila chrysaetos chrysaetos chromosome 17, bAquChr1.4, whole genome shotgun sequence, one genomic interval encodes:
- the LOC115352296 gene encoding TRIO and F-actin-binding protein isoform X8, whose product MTPDLLNFKKGWMSILDEPGEWKKHWFVLTDSSLRYYRDSNAEEADDLDGEIDLRSCTDVTEFAVQRNYGFQIHTKDAVFTLSAMTSGIRRNWIEALKKNVRPVSAPDVTKLSDCDKENSFRNCVAQKGSLRTEEQQRPGLGSEGNSKGGHWKADGQRHAFDYVELSPLPQDPGNHGSLQRTRGSLRISDRTPKHEELERDLAVRSEERRKWFETPDGRVPNSDGPAGDSSRKVGEQDLPAPPLSEDQRVRLNEEIEKKWLELERLPLKDSRRVPLTALLNQSKGGHGDTNEALKKEVQSLRAQLESCRARNESLREAAKSQGDGHVPRGYISQEACERSLAEMESSHQQVMEELQRHHQRELERLRQEKERLLAEEAAATAAAIEALKKAHREEMNKELGRTRSFQQCSSVSDALQKQHQLDVDSLKRELQVLSEQYSQKCLEIGELTQKAEEREQTLQRCQQEGKELLRKNQELQTRLSDEIGKLRSFISSRSSGDRSPHNNERSSCELEVLLRVKENELQYLKKEVQCLREELQMMQKDKRFASGKYQDVYAELNHIKVRSEREIEQLKEHLRLAMAALQEKESLCNSIGE is encoded by the exons ATGACG CCGGATCTCCTCAATTTCAAGAAGGGATGGATGTCCATTCTGGATGAGCCGGGAGAG TGGAAGAAACATTGGTTCGTGCTGACCGACTCGAGCCTGAGGTATTACCGGGACTCGAATGCGGAGGAG GCTGATGACCTCGACGGAGAAATCGACCTCCGCTCCTGCACGGATGTGACGGAGTTTGCGGTGCAGCGCAACTATGGCTTCCAGATACAC ACGAAGGATGCCGTCTTCACCTTGTCGGCGATGACCTCGGGCATCCGGCGCAACTGGATCGAAGCCCTGAAGAAGAACGTGCGGCCGGTCAGCGCTCCGGACGTCACCAA GCTCTCTGACTGCGATAAGGAGAACTCCTTCCGTAACTGCGTCGCCCAGAAGGGCTCACTCCGGacagaggagcagcagcggcCGGGCTTGGGCTCCGAGGGGAACTCGAAGGGTGGTCACTGGAAGGCGGACGGGCAGCGCCATGCCTTTGACTACGTGGAGCTGTCTCCCTTGCCGCAGGACCCTGGGAATCACGGGTCCCTGCAGAGGACGAGAGGGAGTTTGAGGATCTCCGACCGAACTCCCAAGCATGAGGAGCTGGAGCGGGATCTGGCCGTCCGTTCAGAGGAGAGGCGAAAATGGTTTGAGACCCCCGACGGCAGGGTCCCAAACAGCGATGGCCCAGCAGGAGACTCTTCCCGCAAGGTGGGGGAGCAGGACCTGCCTGCTCCCCCGCTTTCAGAGGACCAGCGGGTTCGGCTGAATGAGGAGATAGAGAAGAAGTGGTTGGAGCTGGAACGCCTTCCCTTGAAAGACTCGCGGCGGGTGCCCTTGACGGCACTGCTGAACCAGAGCAAGGGGGGCCATGGAGACACCAACGAGGCGCTGAAAAAGGAG GTCCAGTCACTGCGGGCGCAGCTGGAGTCCTGCCGGGCCCGAAACGAGAGCCTTCGGGAGGCAGCGAAATCCCAGGGAGACGGCCACGTGCCCCGGGGGTACATCTCACAG GAGGCCTGCGAGCGCAgcctggctgagatggagtcGTCCCACCAGCAAGTGATGGAGGAGCTCCAGAGGCACCACCAGCGGGAGCTGGAGCGGCTGCGGCAGGAGAAGGAGCGGCTCCTCGCAGAGGAGGCGGCGGCGACAGCAGCAG CCATCGAGGCGCTGAAGAAAGCCCACCGGGAGGAGATGAACAAGGAGCTGGGCAGGACGCGAAGCTTCCAGCAATGCAGCTCGGTCTCAGATGCCCTCCAGAAGCAGCACCA GTTGGACGTGGATTCCCTGAAGCGGGAGCTGCAAGTGCTTTCTGAGCAGTATTCCCAAAAGTGCCTGGAAATCGGGGAGCTCACCCAGAAAGCAGAGGAGCGGGAGCAGACACTGCAGCGCTGtcagcaggaggggaaggagctcCTCCGGAAAAACCAG gagctgcagaccCGCCTCTCGGATGAGATCGGGAAGCTGCGAAGCTTTATTTCGTCACGAAGCTCTGGGGACCGCTCTCCGCACAACAACGAGCGGAGCTCCTGCGAGCTGGAG GTGCTGCTGCGGGTGAAGGAGAACGAGCTCCAGTACCTAAAGAAAGAGGTGCAGTGCCTCCGGGAGGAGCTGCAGATGATGCAAAAG GATAAGAGATTTGCCTCAGGGAAATACCAAGATGTCTATGCAGAGCTGAATCACATTAAGGTGCGCTCGGAACGAGAGATCGAGCAGCTGAAGGAGCACCTGCGGCTGGCCATGGCGGCTCTGCAGGAGAAGGAGTCACTGTGCAACAGCATCGGCGAGTAA
- the LOC115352296 gene encoding TRIO and F-actin-binding protein isoform X10 yields MTAVGCEIRISPPPPPPRPSILTPGCGELLLPVGTRCGFGAGSIPSLGQGFLGAGVCRPQRKPDLLNFKKGWMSILDEPGEWKKHWFVLTDSSLRYYRDSNAEEADDLDGEIDLRSCTDVTEFAVQRNYGFQIHTKDAVFTLSAMTSGIRRNWIEALKKNVRPVSAPDVTKLSDCDKENSFRNCVAQKGSLRTEEQQRPGLGSEGNSKGGHWKADGQRHAFDYVELSPLPQDPGNHGSLQRTRGSLRISDRTPKHEELERDLAVRSEERRKWFETPDGRVPNSDGPAGDSSRKVGEQDLPAPPLSEDQRVRLNEEIEKKWLELERLPLKDSRRVPLTALLNQSKGGHGDTNEALKKEVQSLRAQLESCRARNESLREAAKSQGDGHVPRGYISQEACERSLAEMESSHQQVMEELQRHHQRELERLRQEKERLLAEEAAATAAAIEALKKAHREEMNKELGRTRSFQQCSSVSDALQKQHQLDVDSLKRELQVLSEQYSQKCLEIGELTQKAEEREQTLQRCQQEGKELLRKNQELQTRLSDEIGKLRSFISSRSSGDRSPHNNERSSCELEVLLRVKENELQYLKKEVQCLREELQMMQKDKRFASGKYQDVYAELNHIKVRSEREIEQLKEHLRLAMAALQEKESLCNSIGE; encoded by the exons ATGACCGCAGTCGGATGCGAAATCcgcatctcccccccccccccccccccccgccccagcatCCTCACCCCCGGGTGTGGGGAGCTCCTGCTCCCTGTGGGAACCAGATGCGGTTTCGGGGCAGGGAGCATCCCATCCCTGGGGCAAGGCTTCCTCGGTGCGGGTGTCTGCCGGCCCCAGAGGAAG CCGGATCTCCTCAATTTCAAGAAGGGATGGATGTCCATTCTGGATGAGCCGGGAGAG TGGAAGAAACATTGGTTCGTGCTGACCGACTCGAGCCTGAGGTATTACCGGGACTCGAATGCGGAGGAG GCTGATGACCTCGACGGAGAAATCGACCTCCGCTCCTGCACGGATGTGACGGAGTTTGCGGTGCAGCGCAACTATGGCTTCCAGATACAC ACGAAGGATGCCGTCTTCACCTTGTCGGCGATGACCTCGGGCATCCGGCGCAACTGGATCGAAGCCCTGAAGAAGAACGTGCGGCCGGTCAGCGCTCCGGACGTCACCAA GCTCTCTGACTGCGATAAGGAGAACTCCTTCCGTAACTGCGTCGCCCAGAAGGGCTCACTCCGGacagaggagcagcagcggcCGGGCTTGGGCTCCGAGGGGAACTCGAAGGGTGGTCACTGGAAGGCGGACGGGCAGCGCCATGCCTTTGACTACGTGGAGCTGTCTCCCTTGCCGCAGGACCCTGGGAATCACGGGTCCCTGCAGAGGACGAGAGGGAGTTTGAGGATCTCCGACCGAACTCCCAAGCATGAGGAGCTGGAGCGGGATCTGGCCGTCCGTTCAGAGGAGAGGCGAAAATGGTTTGAGACCCCCGACGGCAGGGTCCCAAACAGCGATGGCCCAGCAGGAGACTCTTCCCGCAAGGTGGGGGAGCAGGACCTGCCTGCTCCCCCGCTTTCAGAGGACCAGCGGGTTCGGCTGAATGAGGAGATAGAGAAGAAGTGGTTGGAGCTGGAACGCCTTCCCTTGAAAGACTCGCGGCGGGTGCCCTTGACGGCACTGCTGAACCAGAGCAAGGGGGGCCATGGAGACACCAACGAGGCGCTGAAAAAGGAG GTCCAGTCACTGCGGGCGCAGCTGGAGTCCTGCCGGGCCCGAAACGAGAGCCTTCGGGAGGCAGCGAAATCCCAGGGAGACGGCCACGTGCCCCGGGGGTACATCTCACAG GAGGCCTGCGAGCGCAgcctggctgagatggagtcGTCCCACCAGCAAGTGATGGAGGAGCTCCAGAGGCACCACCAGCGGGAGCTGGAGCGGCTGCGGCAGGAGAAGGAGCGGCTCCTCGCAGAGGAGGCGGCGGCGACAGCAGCAG CCATCGAGGCGCTGAAGAAAGCCCACCGGGAGGAGATGAACAAGGAGCTGGGCAGGACGCGAAGCTTCCAGCAATGCAGCTCGGTCTCAGATGCCCTCCAGAAGCAGCACCA GTTGGACGTGGATTCCCTGAAGCGGGAGCTGCAAGTGCTTTCTGAGCAGTATTCCCAAAAGTGCCTGGAAATCGGGGAGCTCACCCAGAAAGCAGAGGAGCGGGAGCAGACACTGCAGCGCTGtcagcaggaggggaaggagctcCTCCGGAAAAACCAG gagctgcagaccCGCCTCTCGGATGAGATCGGGAAGCTGCGAAGCTTTATTTCGTCACGAAGCTCTGGGGACCGCTCTCCGCACAACAACGAGCGGAGCTCCTGCGAGCTGGAG GTGCTGCTGCGGGTGAAGGAGAACGAGCTCCAGTACCTAAAGAAAGAGGTGCAGTGCCTCCGGGAGGAGCTGCAGATGATGCAAAAG GATAAGAGATTTGCCTCAGGGAAATACCAAGATGTCTATGCAGAGCTGAATCACATTAAGGTGCGCTCGGAACGAGAGATCGAGCAGCTGAAGGAGCACCTGCGGCTGGCCATGGCGGCTCTGCAGGAGAAGGAGTCACTGTGCAACAGCATCGGCGAGTAA
- the LOC115352296 gene encoding TRIO and F-actin-binding protein isoform X4, with translation MRPRVHEMASLCVLTVNRGSPGCSVCMVWRALGSQCCIPTLPPHLEGIWVLSLPSRTVSSSPPKTCFAVDVVASRVARASPSNGLLPVPDRRPTSQKPEESWPKHRKNDPPWAPTPPRATTGSSLARGDPLAGGGHLAGSRVREPRGHPGGGGTEGRHGLERQEYTVLADLPKPKRLGQRDAVDRCGSRTLSPGRVEVERIFGCERRKSETLEAFQALEEGRVDRLDGKTPVPPSKGHLVRRQSSPSLPREGQRLSWHLEQRSRDPKEPLHSPSLARHPEKSSRNRGDPQRPASPGWLLEKGSRSPRSTSPSRRSERRAGEPTSPPWRSEKSWRSRGEPGRPPNSERGRATWQAGDTGQAPERKNRGDSLHPPGLGKGSDNSRLSRLGPPPRSLSPGRCTESTWKSQKEISPPGPVQGAERQRVKPAKPLHLGGPGKPSECGWQSLQEKLQPSRPGKGTGNDWKGRGKPLRPASPTRPLEQDCRGRGDAHRAQAWEKNWKRQEKPVCHADLMRQLERDWKSPTRCLDVGLRPNDSWKRPESPAQRLEDEWKGPEHARDTNNPEKPLESDWGNKRLLIYHPQLDGGTFPPQSSTGSSGSPQPRSNASEKRNKPDLLNFKKGWMSILDEPGEWKKHWFVLTDSSLRYYRDSNAEEADDLDGEIDLRSCTDVTEFAVQRNYGFQIHTKDAVFTLSAMTSGIRRNWIEALKKNVRPVSAPDVTKLSDCDKENSFRNCVAQKGSLRTEEQQRPGLGSEGNSKGGHWKADGQRHAFDYVELSPLPQDPGNHGSLQRTRGSLRISDRTPKHEELERDLAVRSEERRKWFETPDGRVPNSDGPAGDSSRKVGEQDLPAPPLSEDQRVRLNEEIEKKWLELERLPLKDSRRVPLTALLNQSKGGHGDTNEALKKEVQSLRAQLESCRARNESLREAAKSQGDGHVPRGYISQEACERSLAEMESSHQQVMEELQRHHQRELERLRQEKERLLAEEAAATAAAIEALKKAHREEMNKELGRTRSFQQCSSVSDALQKQHQLDVDSLKRELQVLSEQYSQKCLEIGELTQKAEEREQTLQRCQQEGKELLRKNQELQTRLSDEIGKLRSFISSRSSGDRSPHNNERSSCELEVLLRVKENELQYLKKEVQCLREELQMMQKDKRFASGKYQDVYAELNHIKVRSEREIEQLKEHLRLAMAALQEKESLCNSIGE, from the exons ATGAGGCCCAGAGTCCATGAGATGGCATCTCTGTGCGTGCTGACCGTGAACCGTGGGTCTCCCGGGTGTTCTGTCTGCATGGTTTGGCGTGCCCTTGGCTCGCAGTGCTGCATCCCAACACTCCCGCCCCACCTGGAGGGAATCTGGGTTTTATCTCTGCCCTCCCGGACCGTTTCTAGCTCTCCTCCGAAGACCTGCTTTGCCGTGGACGTGGTGGCATCCCGCGTTGCTCGCGCCTCCCCCAGTAACGGCCTTCTCCCCGTCCCAGACCGCCGTCCCACCAGCCAGAAGCCCGAGGAGAGCTGGCCGAAGCACCGGAAAAACGACCCTCCCTGGGCGCCCACCCCGCCACGTGCCACCACCGGCTCCTCGCTGGCCCGCGGTGACCCgttggccggcggcgggcacCTCGCCGGCTCCCGGGTTCGGGAGCCCCGTGGGCACCCCGGTGGCGGGGGCACGGAGGGGCGGCACGGGCTGGAGAGGCAGGAGTACACGGTGCTGGCAGACCTGCCCAAGCCCAAGCGCCTCGGCCAGCGGGATGCTGTCGACCGCTGTGGCTCCCGCACGCTCAGCCCCGGCCGGGTGGAGGTGGAGAGGATATTTGGCTGCGAACGCAG GAAATCGGAGACCCTGGAGGCCTTCCAGGCCTTGGAGGAGGGCCGCGTGGACCGGCTCGATGGCAAGACCCCGGTGCCACCCAGCAAAGGCCACCTAGTTCGGAGGCAgtccagccccagcctgcccaggGAG GGTCAGCGGCTCTCTTGGCACCTTGAGCAGCGCAGCAGAGACCCCAAGGAGCCCCTCCATTCCCCCAGCCTGGCTCGGCACCCCGAGAAGTCCAGCAGGAACCGGGGAGATCCCCAGcgccctgccagccccggctGGCTGCTGGAGAAAGGCAGCCGGAGCCCACGCTCCACAAGTCCGTCCCGCCGGTcagagaggagggcaggggagcccACGAGCCCTCCCTGGCGCTCGGAAAAAAGCTGGAGGAGCCGAGGGGAGCCTGGCCGCCCCCCAAACTCGGAGAGGGGTCGAGCCACCTGGCAGGCTGGGGATACGGGGCAAGCCCCAGAAAGGAAGAACCGAGGGGACTCCCTGCACCCCCCGGGCCTTGGGAAGGGCTCGGATAACAGCAGGCTGAGCCGGCTAGGGCCACCGCCACGGTCCCTCAGTCCCGGGAGATGTACGGAGAGCACGTGGAAAAGCCAGAAGGAGATCTCCCCTCCCGGCCCGGTGCAGGGGGCAGAGAGGCAACGGGTGAAGCCGGCGAAGCCGCTGCACCTCGGGGGGCCCGGGAAGCCATCCGAATGCGGCTGGCAGAGCCTCCAGGAAAAGCTGCAGCCCTCCCGCCCCGGGAAGGGCACCGGCAATGACTGGAAAGGTCGAGGCAAGCCCCTGCGCCCTGCGAGCCCAACACGACCACTGGAGCAGGACTGCAGGGGTCGGGGGGATGCCCACCGAGCACAGGCGTGGGAAAAGAACTGGAAGCGCCAAGAGAAGCCCGTGTGCCATGCGGACTTGATGCGCCAGCTGGAAAGGGACTGGAAAAGCCCCACTAGATGTCTGGACGTAGGGCTACGGCCCAATGACAGCTGGAAAAGGCCTGAGAGTCCGGCACAGCGGCTGGAGGATGAGTGGAAGGGTCCCGAGCACGCTCGAGACACAAACAATCCAGAGAAGCCATTGGAAAGCGACTGGGGGAACAAGAGGCTTCTCATTTACCAT ccccagctggatGGAGGCACCTTCCCACCGCAGAGCAGCACCGGCTCCTCAGGAAGCCCGCAGCCACGTTCGAATGCCAGTGAGAAGCGCAATAAG CCGGATCTCCTCAATTTCAAGAAGGGATGGATGTCCATTCTGGATGAGCCGGGAGAG TGGAAGAAACATTGGTTCGTGCTGACCGACTCGAGCCTGAGGTATTACCGGGACTCGAATGCGGAGGAG GCTGATGACCTCGACGGAGAAATCGACCTCCGCTCCTGCACGGATGTGACGGAGTTTGCGGTGCAGCGCAACTATGGCTTCCAGATACAC ACGAAGGATGCCGTCTTCACCTTGTCGGCGATGACCTCGGGCATCCGGCGCAACTGGATCGAAGCCCTGAAGAAGAACGTGCGGCCGGTCAGCGCTCCGGACGTCACCAA GCTCTCTGACTGCGATAAGGAGAACTCCTTCCGTAACTGCGTCGCCCAGAAGGGCTCACTCCGGacagaggagcagcagcggcCGGGCTTGGGCTCCGAGGGGAACTCGAAGGGTGGTCACTGGAAGGCGGACGGGCAGCGCCATGCCTTTGACTACGTGGAGCTGTCTCCCTTGCCGCAGGACCCTGGGAATCACGGGTCCCTGCAGAGGACGAGAGGGAGTTTGAGGATCTCCGACCGAACTCCCAAGCATGAGGAGCTGGAGCGGGATCTGGCCGTCCGTTCAGAGGAGAGGCGAAAATGGTTTGAGACCCCCGACGGCAGGGTCCCAAACAGCGATGGCCCAGCAGGAGACTCTTCCCGCAAGGTGGGGGAGCAGGACCTGCCTGCTCCCCCGCTTTCAGAGGACCAGCGGGTTCGGCTGAATGAGGAGATAGAGAAGAAGTGGTTGGAGCTGGAACGCCTTCCCTTGAAAGACTCGCGGCGGGTGCCCTTGACGGCACTGCTGAACCAGAGCAAGGGGGGCCATGGAGACACCAACGAGGCGCTGAAAAAGGAG GTCCAGTCACTGCGGGCGCAGCTGGAGTCCTGCCGGGCCCGAAACGAGAGCCTTCGGGAGGCAGCGAAATCCCAGGGAGACGGCCACGTGCCCCGGGGGTACATCTCACAG GAGGCCTGCGAGCGCAgcctggctgagatggagtcGTCCCACCAGCAAGTGATGGAGGAGCTCCAGAGGCACCACCAGCGGGAGCTGGAGCGGCTGCGGCAGGAGAAGGAGCGGCTCCTCGCAGAGGAGGCGGCGGCGACAGCAGCAG CCATCGAGGCGCTGAAGAAAGCCCACCGGGAGGAGATGAACAAGGAGCTGGGCAGGACGCGAAGCTTCCAGCAATGCAGCTCGGTCTCAGATGCCCTCCAGAAGCAGCACCA GTTGGACGTGGATTCCCTGAAGCGGGAGCTGCAAGTGCTTTCTGAGCAGTATTCCCAAAAGTGCCTGGAAATCGGGGAGCTCACCCAGAAAGCAGAGGAGCGGGAGCAGACACTGCAGCGCTGtcagcaggaggggaaggagctcCTCCGGAAAAACCAG gagctgcagaccCGCCTCTCGGATGAGATCGGGAAGCTGCGAAGCTTTATTTCGTCACGAAGCTCTGGGGACCGCTCTCCGCACAACAACGAGCGGAGCTCCTGCGAGCTGGAG GTGCTGCTGCGGGTGAAGGAGAACGAGCTCCAGTACCTAAAGAAAGAGGTGCAGTGCCTCCGGGAGGAGCTGCAGATGATGCAAAAG GATAAGAGATTTGCCTCAGGGAAATACCAAGATGTCTATGCAGAGCTGAATCACATTAAGGTGCGCTCGGAACGAGAGATCGAGCAGCTGAAGGAGCACCTGCGGCTGGCCATGGCGGCTCTGCAGGAGAAGGAGTCACTGTGCAACAGCATCGGCGAGTAA
- the LOC115352296 gene encoding TRIO and F-actin-binding protein isoform X3: MSGSVDDVPCMNFEANIFAKSLCQHCFRAAGAHQHAIQEHAVEVAGRDGGSDADPGGPWDALRILAPQCEVYVCVGPAEGTERSPPKTCFAVDVVASRVARASPSNGLLPVPDRRPTSQKPEESWPKHRKNDPPWAPTPPRATTGSSLARGDPLAGGGHLAGSRVREPRGHPGGGGTEGRHGLERQEYTVLADLPKPKRLGQRDAVDRCGSRTLSPGRVEVERIFGCERRKSETLEAFQALEEGRVDRLDGKTPVPPSKGHLVRRQSSPSLPREGQRLSWHLEQRSRDPKEPLHSPSLARHPEKSSRNRGDPQRPASPGWLLEKGSRSPRSTSPSRRSERRAGEPTSPPWRSEKSWRSRGEPGRPPNSERGRATWQAGDTGQAPERKNRGDSLHPPGLGKGSDNSRLSRLGPPPRSLSPGRCTESTWKSQKEISPPGPVQGAERQRVKPAKPLHLGGPGKPSECGWQSLQEKLQPSRPGKGTGNDWKGRGKPLRPASPTRPLEQDCRGRGDAHRAQAWEKNWKRQEKPVCHADLMRQLERDWKSPTRCLDVGLRPNDSWKRPESPAQRLEDEWKGPEHARDTNNPEKPLESDWGNKRLLIYHPQLDGGTFPPQSSTGSSGSPQPRSNASEKRNKPDLLNFKKGWMSILDEPGEWKKHWFVLTDSSLRYYRDSNAEEADDLDGEIDLRSCTDVTEFAVQRNYGFQIHTKDAVFTLSAMTSGIRRNWIEALKKNVRPVSAPDVTKLSDCDKENSFRNCVAQKGSLRTEEQQRPGLGSEGNSKGGHWKADGQRHAFDYVELSPLPQDPGNHGSLQRTRGSLRISDRTPKHEELERDLAVRSEERRKWFETPDGRVPNSDGPAGDSSRKVGEQDLPAPPLSEDQRVRLNEEIEKKWLELERLPLKDSRRVPLTALLNQSKGGHGDTNEALKKEVQSLRAQLESCRARNESLREAAKSQGDGHVPRGYISQEACERSLAEMESSHQQVMEELQRHHQRELERLRQEKERLLAEEAAATAAAIEALKKAHREEMNKELGRTRSFQQCSSVSDALQKQHQLDVDSLKRELQVLSEQYSQKCLEIGELTQKAEEREQTLQRCQQEGKELLRKNQELQTRLSDEIGKLRSFISSRSSGDRSPHNNERSSCELEVLLRVKENELQYLKKEVQCLREELQMMQKDKRFASGKYQDVYAELNHIKVRSEREIEQLKEHLRLAMAALQEKESLCNSIGE; encoded by the exons ATGTCTGGTTCAGTAGATGACGTGCCCTGCATGAACTTTGAAGCCAACATATTTGCAAAGAGCCTGTGCCAGCATTGTTTCCGAGCCGCAGGGGCTCACCAGCATGCTATCCAG GAGCATGCCGTGGAGGTCGCAGGGCGTGATGGCGGCAGCGACGCAGACCCAGGCGGGCCCTGGGATGCTCTCCGTATTTTAGCCCCGCAGTGCGAGGTATACGTGTGCGTGGGCCCAGCGGAGGGGACGGAGCG CTCTCCTCCGAAGACCTGCTTTGCCGTGGACGTGGTGGCATCCCGCGTTGCTCGCGCCTCCCCCAGTAACGGCCTTCTCCCCGTCCCAGACCGCCGTCCCACCAGCCAGAAGCCCGAGGAGAGCTGGCCGAAGCACCGGAAAAACGACCCTCCCTGGGCGCCCACCCCGCCACGTGCCACCACCGGCTCCTCGCTGGCCCGCGGTGACCCgttggccggcggcgggcacCTCGCCGGCTCCCGGGTTCGGGAGCCCCGTGGGCACCCCGGTGGCGGGGGCACGGAGGGGCGGCACGGGCTGGAGAGGCAGGAGTACACGGTGCTGGCAGACCTGCCCAAGCCCAAGCGCCTCGGCCAGCGGGATGCTGTCGACCGCTGTGGCTCCCGCACGCTCAGCCCCGGCCGGGTGGAGGTGGAGAGGATATTTGGCTGCGAACGCAG GAAATCGGAGACCCTGGAGGCCTTCCAGGCCTTGGAGGAGGGCCGCGTGGACCGGCTCGATGGCAAGACCCCGGTGCCACCCAGCAAAGGCCACCTAGTTCGGAGGCAgtccagccccagcctgcccaggGAG GGTCAGCGGCTCTCTTGGCACCTTGAGCAGCGCAGCAGAGACCCCAAGGAGCCCCTCCATTCCCCCAGCCTGGCTCGGCACCCCGAGAAGTCCAGCAGGAACCGGGGAGATCCCCAGcgccctgccagccccggctGGCTGCTGGAGAAAGGCAGCCGGAGCCCACGCTCCACAAGTCCGTCCCGCCGGTcagagaggagggcaggggagcccACGAGCCCTCCCTGGCGCTCGGAAAAAAGCTGGAGGAGCCGAGGGGAGCCTGGCCGCCCCCCAAACTCGGAGAGGGGTCGAGCCACCTGGCAGGCTGGGGATACGGGGCAAGCCCCAGAAAGGAAGAACCGAGGGGACTCCCTGCACCCCCCGGGCCTTGGGAAGGGCTCGGATAACAGCAGGCTGAGCCGGCTAGGGCCACCGCCACGGTCCCTCAGTCCCGGGAGATGTACGGAGAGCACGTGGAAAAGCCAGAAGGAGATCTCCCCTCCCGGCCCGGTGCAGGGGGCAGAGAGGCAACGGGTGAAGCCGGCGAAGCCGCTGCACCTCGGGGGGCCCGGGAAGCCATCCGAATGCGGCTGGCAGAGCCTCCAGGAAAAGCTGCAGCCCTCCCGCCCCGGGAAGGGCACCGGCAATGACTGGAAAGGTCGAGGCAAGCCCCTGCGCCCTGCGAGCCCAACACGACCACTGGAGCAGGACTGCAGGGGTCGGGGGGATGCCCACCGAGCACAGGCGTGGGAAAAGAACTGGAAGCGCCAAGAGAAGCCCGTGTGCCATGCGGACTTGATGCGCCAGCTGGAAAGGGACTGGAAAAGCCCCACTAGATGTCTGGACGTAGGGCTACGGCCCAATGACAGCTGGAAAAGGCCTGAGAGTCCGGCACAGCGGCTGGAGGATGAGTGGAAGGGTCCCGAGCACGCTCGAGACACAAACAATCCAGAGAAGCCATTGGAAAGCGACTGGGGGAACAAGAGGCTTCTCATTTACCAT ccccagctggatGGAGGCACCTTCCCACCGCAGAGCAGCACCGGCTCCTCAGGAAGCCCGCAGCCACGTTCGAATGCCAGTGAGAAGCGCAATAAG CCGGATCTCCTCAATTTCAAGAAGGGATGGATGTCCATTCTGGATGAGCCGGGAGAG TGGAAGAAACATTGGTTCGTGCTGACCGACTCGAGCCTGAGGTATTACCGGGACTCGAATGCGGAGGAG GCTGATGACCTCGACGGAGAAATCGACCTCCGCTCCTGCACGGATGTGACGGAGTTTGCGGTGCAGCGCAACTATGGCTTCCAGATACAC ACGAAGGATGCCGTCTTCACCTTGTCGGCGATGACCTCGGGCATCCGGCGCAACTGGATCGAAGCCCTGAAGAAGAACGTGCGGCCGGTCAGCGCTCCGGACGTCACCAA GCTCTCTGACTGCGATAAGGAGAACTCCTTCCGTAACTGCGTCGCCCAGAAGGGCTCACTCCGGacagaggagcagcagcggcCGGGCTTGGGCTCCGAGGGGAACTCGAAGGGTGGTCACTGGAAGGCGGACGGGCAGCGCCATGCCTTTGACTACGTGGAGCTGTCTCCCTTGCCGCAGGACCCTGGGAATCACGGGTCCCTGCAGAGGACGAGAGGGAGTTTGAGGATCTCCGACCGAACTCCCAAGCATGAGGAGCTGGAGCGGGATCTGGCCGTCCGTTCAGAGGAGAGGCGAAAATGGTTTGAGACCCCCGACGGCAGGGTCCCAAACAGCGATGGCCCAGCAGGAGACTCTTCCCGCAAGGTGGGGGAGCAGGACCTGCCTGCTCCCCCGCTTTCAGAGGACCAGCGGGTTCGGCTGAATGAGGAGATAGAGAAGAAGTGGTTGGAGCTGGAACGCCTTCCCTTGAAAGACTCGCGGCGGGTGCCCTTGACGGCACTGCTGAACCAGAGCAAGGGGGGCCATGGAGACACCAACGAGGCGCTGAAAAAGGAG GTCCAGTCACTGCGGGCGCAGCTGGAGTCCTGCCGGGCCCGAAACGAGAGCCTTCGGGAGGCAGCGAAATCCCAGGGAGACGGCCACGTGCCCCGGGGGTACATCTCACAG GAGGCCTGCGAGCGCAgcctggctgagatggagtcGTCCCACCAGCAAGTGATGGAGGAGCTCCAGAGGCACCACCAGCGGGAGCTGGAGCGGCTGCGGCAGGAGAAGGAGCGGCTCCTCGCAGAGGAGGCGGCGGCGACAGCAGCAG CCATCGAGGCGCTGAAGAAAGCCCACCGGGAGGAGATGAACAAGGAGCTGGGCAGGACGCGAAGCTTCCAGCAATGCAGCTCGGTCTCAGATGCCCTCCAGAAGCAGCACCA GTTGGACGTGGATTCCCTGAAGCGGGAGCTGCAAGTGCTTTCTGAGCAGTATTCCCAAAAGTGCCTGGAAATCGGGGAGCTCACCCAGAAAGCAGAGGAGCGGGAGCAGACACTGCAGCGCTGtcagcaggaggggaaggagctcCTCCGGAAAAACCAG gagctgcagaccCGCCTCTCGGATGAGATCGGGAAGCTGCGAAGCTTTATTTCGTCACGAAGCTCTGGGGACCGCTCTCCGCACAACAACGAGCGGAGCTCCTGCGAGCTGGAG GTGCTGCTGCGGGTGAAGGAGAACGAGCTCCAGTACCTAAAGAAAGAGGTGCAGTGCCTCCGGGAGGAGCTGCAGATGATGCAAAAG GATAAGAGATTTGCCTCAGGGAAATACCAAGATGTCTATGCAGAGCTGAATCACATTAAGGTGCGCTCGGAACGAGAGATCGAGCAGCTGAAGGAGCACCTGCGGCTGGCCATGGCGGCTCTGCAGGAGAAGGAGTCACTGTGCAACAGCATCGGCGAGTAA